The following are encoded in a window of Gaiellales bacterium genomic DNA:
- a CDS encoding C-terminal helicase domain-containing protein has protein sequence MEDHSHATLVLSLRAGGQGLNLQDASYVAHVDRWWNPAVERQAEDRAHRLGQRYPVTVYDYVCADTIEERIEEILERKQGLFDRVIDDVSADVRTLLTAEELFGVVGLSPPRSQKEDA, from the coding sequence GTGGAGGATCACAGCCATGCGACGCTGGTGCTATCGCTGCGCGCGGGCGGACAGGGTCTGAACCTGCAAGACGCCTCATACGTCGCGCACGTCGACCGGTGGTGGAACCCGGCGGTCGAGCGACAGGCCGAGGACCGTGCCCACCGTCTCGGTCAGCGGTATCCCGTGACCGTCTATGACTACGTCTGCGCGGACACGATCGAGGAGCGGATCGAGGAGATCCTCGAGCGCAAGCAGGGCCTCTTCGACCGCGTGATCGACGACGTTTCCGCCGACGTCCGGACGCTCCTGACGGCGGAGGAGCTGTTTGGAGTTGTGGGCCTATCGCCGCCGAGATCTCAGAAGGAGGACGCATGA
- a CDS encoding cysteine hydrolase produces the protein MDVDPAKTAVVLIEFQNDFTTDGGALHDAVKGVMDDSGMLANSRRMADEARRAGATVIHAPITFAPGYGELGNHDKVYGILKGVIDSTAFVKGTWGAEICDEMKPAESDIVVEGKRGLDTFATTNLDFILRSREIETVMLGGFLTNCCVESTMRSAYEKGYDVITLTDCTAATSAEEQQSATSQDYPMFSQPMTSADAIGMLQGAGEVVDASRAYSS, from the coding sequence ATGGATGTCGACCCCGCAAAGACCGCTGTCGTCCTGATCGAGTTCCAGAACGACTTCACGACCGACGGGGGCGCCCTGCACGATGCCGTAAAGGGCGTCATGGACGACTCCGGCATGCTCGCCAACTCGCGCCGCATGGCCGACGAGGCGCGCAGGGCCGGGGCCACGGTCATCCACGCGCCGATCACGTTCGCGCCCGGGTACGGCGAGCTCGGGAACCACGACAAGGTCTACGGCATCCTGAAGGGCGTGATCGACTCGACCGCCTTCGTCAAGGGCACCTGGGGCGCCGAGATCTGCGACGAGATGAAGCCTGCTGAATCGGACATCGTCGTCGAGGGCAAGCGCGGTCTCGACACCTTCGCGACCACCAACCTCGACTTCATCCTGCGCAGCCGCGAGATCGAGACGGTCATGCTCGGCGGCTTCCTCACCAACTGCTGCGTCGAGTCGACCATGCGCTCGGCCTACGAGAAGGGCTACGACGTCATCACGCTCACCGACTGCACCGCCGCCACCAGCGCGGAGGAGCAGCAGTCGGCGACGTCGCAGGACTACCCGATGTTCTCGCAGCCGATGACGAGCGCCGACGCGATCGGCATGCTCCAGGGCGCGGGCGAGGTGGTCGACGCCAGCCGCGCCTATTCGAGCTAG
- a CDS encoding DUF488 domain-containing protein, with the protein MPEFVDALQAAGVQYLVDVRSAPYSKFKPEFSKRALAAELEAHRIRYLFMGDSLGGMPDDPETRDEAGHVDYGRLRLRTAFHAGLERLEAGWEAGHRIAIMCSEGKPQECHRTKLVAEKLVANGVPVAHIDEEGAIRSHAEIMAMITDGQETLFGEHAAASRSRKRVA; encoded by the coding sequence ATGCCCGAGTTCGTCGACGCGCTCCAGGCGGCGGGCGTCCAGTATCTCGTCGACGTCCGGTCGGCGCCCTACTCCAAGTTCAAACCCGAGTTTTCGAAGCGCGCGCTGGCGGCGGAACTCGAAGCCCATCGCATCCGCTATCTGTTCATGGGCGACTCGCTCGGGGGAATGCCCGACGACCCGGAGACGCGAGACGAGGCGGGACACGTCGACTACGGCCGCCTTCGCCTTCGGACGGCATTCCATGCCGGCCTCGAGCGCCTCGAGGCAGGATGGGAAGCCGGCCACCGGATCGCGATCATGTGCAGCGAAGGAAAGCCGCAGGAGTGCCACCGGACGAAGCTCGTCGCCGAGAAACTGGTCGCAAACGGCGTGCCCGTCGCCCACATCGACGAGGAGGGCGCGATCCGCTCGCACGCCGAGATCATGGCCATGATCACCGACGGGCAGGAGACGCTGTTCGGAGAGCACGCGGCGGCATCGCGGTCGCGCAAGCGCGTCGCATAG